A single window of Halobacterium jilantaiense DNA harbors:
- the cdd gene encoding cytidine deaminase has product MDDSELLAAARDATENAYVPYSEYEVGAALLTADGDVFTGCNIENANYSNSLHAEEVAVGKAVSAGHDEFAKLVVTSSERDAVTPCGMCRQTLAEFCDDDVPVLCDDGDDFVRYTVGELIPDTISPATLGK; this is encoded by the coding sequence ATGGACGATTCCGAGTTGCTCGCCGCCGCCCGAGACGCGACCGAGAACGCCTACGTGCCGTACTCCGAGTACGAGGTCGGCGCAGCACTGCTGACCGCCGACGGCGACGTGTTCACGGGCTGCAACATCGAGAACGCGAACTACTCGAACAGCCTCCACGCGGAGGAAGTGGCCGTCGGGAAGGCGGTGTCCGCGGGGCACGACGAGTTCGCGAAGCTCGTCGTCACGTCCAGCGAGCGGGACGCCGTGACGCCCTGCGGGATGTGTCGGCAGACGCTCGCGGAGTTCTGTGACGACGACGTCCCCGTGCTCTGTGACGACGGCGACGACTTCGTGCGGTACACCGTCGGCGAACTCATTCCGGACACCATCTCACCGGCCACGCTGGGGAAGTAA
- a CDS encoding ABC transporter permease yields the protein MRKPERSTIVAALGVLAAAVAVFGVLFPDSVAGELVDIASRPIMAEIALRLAVPITLAALGGIFAEKSGVINIGLEGLLIISSFTAVLVAWGLGGSSGTALWTGFAGGVLASVLLAGLFAVVCIEYEADQIIAGLAVWLVALGLAPFASSVVFGNKNTASISRFGEWTVPVLHDAFVNSGVRILEYVGQVLLRANPIVYLMFAAVAVSWYVLNHTAFGRWVEASGENPDALDTAGVNVHRVRYASVLISGLLAGMGGAALSIGHVGSFVGNGTTMIDGKGFIAIATYLFGNYNPLGTFGAAILFSGLESLQIGIQQFTPYEIPSQLIQLIPYATVVVVLVLVGRTRIPDAAGEYYESGEDR from the coding sequence ATGCGTAAGCCCGAGCGGTCGACGATTGTGGCCGCTCTCGGCGTGCTCGCCGCGGCCGTCGCCGTGTTCGGCGTGCTGTTCCCCGACAGCGTCGCGGGCGAACTCGTCGACATCGCGTCCCGGCCCATCATGGCCGAAATCGCGCTCCGGCTCGCGGTCCCCATCACGCTCGCGGCGCTCGGCGGCATCTTCGCCGAGAAGTCCGGCGTCATCAACATCGGCCTCGAGGGGCTGCTCATCATCTCCTCGTTCACCGCCGTCCTCGTCGCGTGGGGGCTCGGCGGGAGCAGCGGCACCGCGCTGTGGACCGGGTTCGCAGGCGGCGTACTCGCGAGCGTGCTGCTCGCCGGGCTGTTCGCCGTGGTCTGCATCGAGTACGAGGCCGACCAGATTATCGCCGGACTCGCGGTGTGGCTGGTGGCACTGGGCCTCGCGCCGTTCGCGTCGTCGGTCGTGTTCGGCAACAAGAACACGGCGTCCATCAGCCGCTTCGGCGAGTGGACGGTCCCCGTCCTTCACGACGCGTTCGTGAACTCGGGCGTCCGGATTCTGGAGTACGTCGGACAGGTGTTGCTGCGCGCGAACCCCATCGTCTACCTGATGTTCGCCGCGGTCGCCGTGTCGTGGTACGTCCTCAACCACACCGCGTTCGGCCGGTGGGTCGAAGCGTCCGGCGAGAACCCCGACGCCCTCGACACTGCGGGCGTGAACGTCCACCGCGTTCGCTACGCGAGCGTCCTCATCTCGGGCCTGCTCGCGGGCATGGGTGGCGCTGCGCTGTCCATCGGCCACGTCGGGTCGTTCGTCGGGAACGGCACGACGATGATCGACGGCAAGGGCTTCATCGCCATCGCCACCTACCTGTTCGGGAACTACAATCCACTCGGGACGTTCGGCGCGGCGATACTGTTCTCCGGGCTGGAGTCCCTCCAGATCGGCATCCAGCAGTTCACGCCCTACGAAATCCCCTCGCAGTTGATTCAGCTCATCCCGTACGCGACTGTCGTCGTCGTGCTCGTGCTCGTCGGCCGGACTCGGATTCCGGACGCGGCCGGTGAGTACTACGAGTCCGGCGAAGACCGCTGA
- a CDS encoding ABC transporter permease: MSEDARWRSALARLVDASVKERLVISVAALVLAVAVGFVIVALAGLAASCTQKVAILGVQTPSCYDPFAVYSELFLGAIGHPERVLLGTGTWSPFDFRVASTLQSTTLLVFTGLAVAVSFRAGMFNIGVQGQMVLGALGAALATVYVGKVVPAGLIGAVVLVPVGLAAGALAGGLWGALPGALKAYADANEVITTIMLNFVAANLAYVVVSTWFTPADSSLVQTATIPAAAQIPNLPFGFDPRNNFSLLGLLFAVALVVGIAYLLARTAFGYDLRTSGEQPEAAAYGGVDEKRTMVASMGISGALGGIGGAILVMMVQGRWLANLPQLGFDGITVSILAGNNPLGVGFAALLFGVLKSGSAAIGFGTDVPPALVDVLRGLIILFVAMPEFFRMLGDRVGVGGDVDA, encoded by the coding sequence GTCATCAGCGTCGCGGCGCTCGTGCTCGCCGTCGCGGTCGGGTTCGTCATCGTCGCGCTCGCTGGTCTGGCGGCGTCCTGCACGCAGAAGGTCGCTATCCTCGGCGTGCAGACGCCGTCGTGTTACGACCCGTTCGCGGTCTACAGCGAACTGTTCCTCGGCGCTATCGGCCACCCCGAGCGGGTCCTCCTCGGCACCGGCACGTGGTCGCCGTTCGACTTCCGCGTCGCGTCCACGCTCCAGTCGACGACGCTGCTCGTGTTCACCGGGCTCGCCGTCGCGGTGTCGTTCCGCGCCGGCATGTTCAACATCGGTGTGCAGGGACAGATGGTGCTCGGGGCGCTCGGCGCTGCGCTCGCCACCGTCTACGTCGGCAAGGTCGTGCCCGCCGGCCTCATCGGTGCTGTCGTGCTGGTGCCGGTCGGCCTCGCCGCTGGCGCGCTCGCCGGCGGTCTCTGGGGGGCGCTCCCGGGCGCGCTGAAGGCGTACGCGGACGCCAACGAAGTCATCACCACCATCATGCTGAACTTCGTCGCCGCGAACCTCGCCTACGTCGTCGTCTCGACGTGGTTCACGCCCGCGGACAGCTCGCTCGTCCAGACCGCGACCATCCCCGCGGCCGCACAGATTCCGAACCTCCCGTTCGGGTTCGACCCGCGGAACAACTTCAGCCTCCTCGGACTGCTGTTCGCGGTCGCGCTCGTCGTCGGCATCGCGTACCTGCTCGCGCGCACCGCGTTCGGGTACGACCTGCGGACCAGCGGCGAGCAGCCGGAGGCCGCCGCCTACGGCGGCGTCGACGAGAAGCGCACGATGGTCGCGAGCATGGGTATCTCCGGGGCGCTCGGCGGCATCGGCGGCGCGATTCTCGTGATGATGGTCCAGGGGCGGTGGCTCGCGAACCTCCCGCAACTCGGGTTCGACGGCATCACCGTCTCGATTCTCGCGGGCAACAATCCGCTCGGTGTCGGGTTCGCCGCGCTCCTGTTCGGCGTGCTCAAGAGCGGGTCCGCGGCCATCGGGTTCGGGACGGACGTCCCGCCCGCACTCGTGGACGTCCTCCGCGGGCTCATCATCCTGTTCGTGGCGATGCCGGAGTTCTTCAGAATGCTCGGTGACCGCGTCGGTGTCGGAGGTGACGTGGATGCGTAA